From a region of the Georgenia yuyongxinii genome:
- a CDS encoding UbiA family prenyltransferase: MRTTLALLRASHLAPTLAVTTVVAVLTVVAGLEPGTRAVLVTAVLAGQLSIGWSNDLLDADRDARVGRADKPIATGELPRGLVRRAVVLVLAVCTVASLAAGLLSGLVHLVLGVGSGWAYNLGLKRTVWSFVPYTVAFGSLPVLVWLALDPWQLPSGWMVAAGGLLGLGAHLLNVLPDLDDDAATGVRGLPHRLGGRASGLCALGCLVAATAVIVLGPAGSTPLWAGAAGGAAVVLAGAALRTGGKAPFRAAMVLALLDVVMLAAR; this comes from the coding sequence ATGCGCACCACCCTGGCGCTGCTGCGGGCCAGCCACCTCGCACCCACGCTCGCGGTCACCACCGTGGTCGCCGTGCTGACGGTCGTCGCCGGCCTCGAGCCGGGCACCCGAGCGGTGCTGGTGACCGCGGTGCTGGCCGGGCAGCTGTCCATCGGCTGGTCCAACGACCTCCTCGACGCCGACCGCGACGCCCGCGTGGGCCGGGCCGACAAGCCGATCGCCACCGGTGAGCTGCCGCGCGGGCTGGTGCGCCGCGCCGTGGTGCTGGTCCTCGCGGTGTGCACGGTCGCCTCGCTGGCCGCGGGGCTGCTCTCCGGGCTCGTACACCTCGTCCTCGGCGTCGGGTCGGGCTGGGCGTACAACCTCGGGCTCAAGCGCACGGTGTGGTCCTTCGTGCCCTACACCGTCGCGTTCGGCTCGCTGCCGGTGCTCGTGTGGCTCGCGCTCGACCCCTGGCAGCTGCCGTCGGGCTGGATGGTCGCGGCAGGTGGCCTGCTGGGCCTGGGCGCGCACCTGCTCAACGTGCTGCCCGACCTCGACGACGACGCCGCCACCGGCGTGCGCGGCCTGCCGCACCGCCTCGGGGGCCGGGCCAGCGGACTGTGCGCGCTCGGCTGCCTGGTGGCCGCCACCGCGGTCATCGTCCTGGGGCCCGCCGGGTCGACGCCGCTGTGGGCCGGGGCGGCGGGCGGCGCCGCCGTCGTGCTCGCCGGCGCGGCGCTGCGGACCGGCGGCAAGGCCCCGTTCCGGGCCGCGATGGTCCTGGCCCTGCTGGACGTCGTCATGCTGGCCGCGCGATGA